The following DNA comes from Bos indicus x Bos taurus breed Angus x Brahman F1 hybrid chromosome 5, Bos_hybrid_MaternalHap_v2.0, whole genome shotgun sequence.
ACATACCCACAATCCCCTCTCCTCGCCCTGAGTAAGTCCTTACCTCATTCCACACTTGGAGGGTACTTGAAGGTGCCAAAGCTGGGGATGTTTTCTTGGTTTATATCAACAGGAGTGTCTGGAGGGATGTAAAGGGTGAAGTTAGGAGGGATTTTTCTGACTATGACCTTCACCCTAACCCAAAAGCAAAGGGCTGGCTATGCAGGACAGCTTTGGACGACAGAGTTAGGAAGAAGAGGGACTCTCTGTTTGGGAAATGGGGGAGGGGCAAGTAAAGCCTCTTTGACCCTTTCCCAACTGCAGCAGGACCTTCTTAGAAAGGTCTCCCCGCTTTGCTCCTGGGGAGGGCTGGACTGTGGGTCCAAGCTGATTGAGTAGAGGGGTAGAGGAGCCCTCACTGTAGCTAGGGAAAGTCCTGTCTTTCCCCCCACTGACAAACATGAAGCAGTTGACTCCTGCTACACCTTTGCCAGCACCCCAGCCCTCCCACCATGCTCCTACCTGGCTGGAGGTTCCTCTTGCCCATGAGACCCACAAAGAAGTCATGCATGTCACCTGCATAAAAAGGGCCAACATGGTCAACCATCACGATGAGGGGTTGATATATTTCCCCAGACAGGTGTCAAGATTTCTGAGGTTGGGTTCTGGTCTCTGTTTCTGTATCTCACCACAGCTTGCCTCCCCACAGTTAACAGGCTGTCCCCTTAGCCCACCCTCTCTGTCTACCTCCCTCTCCCCCATCTTTCAAGAACTCTCAAATTCTCCCACCCAGCAGGTGCCTGATTTAGAATCTTCACAGCCACCAAGAGATCCTCTTGACTTGCACTACCACGCCCATGGAGGAAGACCTCACCAGGCCCCCCACACCTGCTTCCTCTGGCACCCAGGGGCCTCTCACACTCTCTAGAGGCTGACTGAGCAGTTGCAGCTGGGATGCTGTTTGCACCAGTGGAACAAGGGCCAGCCAAAATAGTCACTGGGCCCTGTGCCCGTGGAGCTCTGGGCAAGTGGTCAGCAGAGGTCGGGAAGGAGAGGAGGCTACTCACGTTTCTGGGGAAGTGGTGACTCCTTAGGACCTGTGAAGCAAGAACAAGCATGTAACTGGGGAATGGGATCTGCAAAGAGACGATTGGAGGGGGTTCAGATCACAACCCTCAATCATTCAAGAAGCCATCTCCAGTCTCCTTCCCTCTTGAAGGGTCTCCCAGGCCTATTTAATCTTCAGAATCCTGCCCCCCAAACCCCTTTCCCTGAGGCTGTATCCTACCTACGCTGGCCTTGCTCAGCATCTTGAGCAATCCATCCAGGGAGACCACGCGGCTATCATAGAGTCTCCGGAGCAATGATGGGGGCAGCTGGTAGAGATTTGAGTCCTTCTgggggagagagacaaagagggCCAAGGAGGAGGCTCACCCCCAGTCCTCTCACTCTTTTCCCACAAGAAATGGCCTCTTCCTGAGCTCATCACAGCTGAACCTGACGTCCTATTTCTTTCCAGATTTCCTCTGGTTTCACACTAGAAGAGAAGTGGGCTCTCAAATTGTGGACTAGCAGCATAACCGCTGGGAGTTTGTTAAAAATACTTAATCTTGGTCCTATACCAGACCAACTGAGACAAAATCTGAGTCTTAACCAGGCTCCCAGGTGATTCATGGCAAGATTTGGGAGGCACGTGTAGAGGGAACACGTTGGGTATCCCTGTAGGCCGACCAACTGCCCCAGTTTGCCCAGGTGTGTGGGGCTTTCAGTGCTCAAGCTGGGACAGTCCTGGGAAAACCAGGACAGTTGGTCATGCTATCTCCCAAGCTCAAAGGGGACAGACTCCTGGGGCCCCTCACAGCTCCTGCCACCTCTCAGTGATAAGGGCCTTTG
Coding sequences within:
- the TAC3 gene encoding tachykinin-3 isoform X1, whose translation is MRSTLLFAVILALSSARSLGAVCEESQEQVVPGGGHSKKDSNLYQLPPSLLRRLYDSRVVSLDGLLKMLSKASVGPKESPLPQKRDMHDFFVGLMGKRNLQPDTPVDINQENIPSFGTFKYPPSVE
- the TAC3 gene encoding tachykinin-3 isoform X2; amino-acid sequence: MRSTLLFAVILALSSARSLGAVCEESQEQVVPGGGHSKDSNLYQLPPSLLRRLYDSRVVSLDGLLKMLSKASVGPKESPLPQKRDMHDFFVGLMGKRNLQPDTPVDINQENIPSFGTFKYPPSVE